Genomic DNA from Sphingobium sp. V4:
GCGCGGGATCAGCGGCGTCGACGAGATCACCTCCTTCGCGTCCGAGGGCCGGTCGCTGACCAATGTCCAGTTCCAGATCGGCACGCCGGTCGACCGCGCGGTCAACGACGTCAAGAACGCCGTCGATCAGATCCGCAGCGACCTGCCGGAGGGCATATTGGAGCCGCAGGTCCAGCGCATCGACGTGGACGGAGGCCCGATCGCCTATTTCAGTGCCGAGGCGACCGACATGACGCTGGAGGAACTGTCCTGGTATGTCGACAATACGGTCGCCAAGCGGTTGCTGTCGGTCAGCGGCATGGCGGCCGTCAACCGGGGCGGCGGCGTCAGCCGGGAAATCCGCGTCATCCTGGACCCGGCCAAGCTGCAGGCGTTCGGCATCACTGCCGCGCAGGTGAACCAGCAGCTCAACCAGGTGAACCTGAACGCCGCCGGCGGACGGACCGAGATCGCCGGGGCCGAACAGTCGATCCGCGTGCTCGGCAACGCGCGCGATGCGCGCGGCCTGGGCGCGACCCAGATCGCCATTTCCGGCGGCCGCACGGTCAAGCTCGCCGACATCGCCGACGTGCGCGACATGTATGCCGAACAGCGCAGCAAGGCACTGATGAACGGCCGGCAGGTGACCAGCTTCAGCATGGAAAAGGCCAAGGGCGCGTCGGACGTCACCGTCTATGACGATGCGATGAAGGTGCTGGACAAGCTGAAGAAGGAAAATCCCAAGGTCCAGTTCAAGCAGCTCTACACCAGCGTCGACTATACCAAGGAGCAATATCACAGCGCCATGGCGGCGATGATCGAAGGCGCCGTGCTGGCCGTGGTCATCGTCTTCCTGTTCCTGCGCGACTGGCGCGCGACGATGATTTCCGCCCTCGCCATTCCGCTCTCGGCCATCCCGACCTTCTGGTTCATGGACATGATGGGCTTCACGCTGAACGGCATCTCGCTGCTGGCGTTGAGCCTGGTGGCAGGCGTGCTGGTCGACGACGCGATCGTGGAGATCGAGAATATCGTCCGCCACATGCGGATGGGCAAATCCGCCTATCAGGCATCCATCGACGCTGCCGACGAAATCGGCCTCGCCGTGCTCGCAACCACCATGGCGATCGTCGCGGTGTTCCTGCCGGTCGCGCTGATGCCCGGCATTTCGGGCCAGTTCTTCATCCAGTTCGGCATGACCGTGGTCGTTTCGGTGCTGATGAGCCTGGCCGTCGCCCGCCTCATCACGCCGATGATCGCCGCCTATTTCCTGAAGGCCCATGGCGAGGAGAGCCATGGCGAAGGCTGGATGATGGACCGTTACATGGACGTGCTGCGCTGGTCGCTCAACGACCGAAAGGCGAAGGCGCGGCGCGCACGCGGCGGAATCGGCAACCGGACCGTCGCCTTCTTAATCGACCACCGGGTCTGGACGATGGGCTTCGGCCTTCTGGCCTTCCTGGCTACGATCCTCGCCTTTTCGACCCTGCCGATGACGTTCCAGCCGACCATCAACACCGATTTCAGCCAGGTGAAGATCGAGACGGTGCCAGGCAGCACACTGGAGCAGACCACCGCCATCACCCGCAAGGTCGCCGACATGCTGGCGGCCGACACGGAGGTCGTCGATGCCGCTTTTGCGGATATCGAGCCGACCACGGCCGACATCTTCCTGACGCTGAAGAAGGACCGGCCGATCAGTTCGGTCGACTGGGAGCGCAAGATCGCGCCCAAATTCCAGACGATCGCCGATGCGCGGGTCAATTTTCAGTCGCAATCGGGCGGCGGCTTCGGCCGCGACATCATCATGATGTTCGGGTCCGACGACCCGGAAAAGCTGGACCAGACCGCAAACCGCCTGGTCGCCGAAATGGCCCGCATTCCGGAACTGCGTGCGCCGCGGGTACAAGGCGACATGCAGCGGCCGGAAATCATCATCAAGCCGCGCCTCGACCTGGCCGCGAGCCTGGGAGTGACCACGGCGGCGCTCAGCCAGTCGATCCGCATCGCGACCATCGGCGACATCGACCAGAACAGCGCCAAATTCTCGCTGTCGGACCGCCAGATCCCGATCCGCGTGTCGATCGCCGAGGACAGCCGCAAGGATATCGCGACGATCGAGAATATGCCGGTTCCCACCGTCAGCGGCGGGTCGGTCCCGCTCAAGGTCGTCGCCGACATCAGCTTCGGCGCCGGCCCGACGCAGATTCGCCGCTACAACCAGATCCGTCGCATCGTCGTGGGCGCGGACCTCGCGCCGGGCATCGTCACCAGCCAGGCCACTGCCAAGATCAACGCCCTGCCGCTGATGAAGGACATTGTCGAAGGCCGCATCCAGGGCGTGCAGAAGATCGACGCCGGCGACGCGAAATGGCAGGCGGAAATGCTCACCAATTTCGTCATCGCCGTCATTTCCGGCATCATGCTGGTACTGGCGGTCCTGGTGCTGCTCTACAAGCGGGTGATGCCCCCCTTCGTCAACCTGGGGTCGCTGCTGCTGGCGCCGCTGGGCGGCGCGGTGGCGCTGCACCTGACGGGCAATCCCATCTCGATGCCGGTGCTGATCGGCCTGCTGATGCTGCTGGGCATCGTCGCCAAGAACTCCATCCTGGTCATCGACTTCGCGCTGGAGGAAATGGAGAAGGGCGTGCCCAAATATGAGGCGATCGTCGATGCCGGACACAAGCGCGCCCAGCCGATCGTCATGACGACGGTCGCGATGGTGGCGGGCATGGTGCCGACCGCGCTCGCCTTGTCGGGCGACGGCGCATGGCGCGCGCCGATGGGCATCACCGTGATCGGCGGCCTGATCCTGTCCACTGTGCTGACGCTGGTGATCGTGCCGGCGAGCTTCAGCCTGGCGATCGGCCTGGAAAGCTGGATCGGCCCGCGCCTGGGCCGGGGCCTGCTGACCTACAAGCCGGGCGACGACAAGGACGGCGGCGGGCAAGTGCAGCCCGCCGAATGAGGCCAGGGCCGGCGCGTCGTCCTATCGGCGCGTCGGCAAAAAAGAAGGACTTGCCTGAACGAAACGGCAGCGTAACCGTTGGAGGGTGATGACGCTGCTTCGCCTGTCCCGGCCCAAGGATGTCGCCGACCCCCACCCGGCGCGGCGGATGCGGCTGGTGGCGACGGGTATGCTGGTGGCGATGGCCGCACTGTTCATCGTAGCGCGCGCCACCGCCCATCTCCATCCCGCCATCGGCTTCGTCCAGGCATTCGCCGAAGCGGCGATGGTCGGCGGCCTGGCCGACTGGTTCGCGGTGACGGCGCTGTTCCGTCACCCCCTTGGCCTCCCGATCCCCCACACCGCGATCATCCCGCGCAACAAGGACCGGATCGGCGACACGCTGGCCGCGTTCCTGCGCGACAATTTCCTGACCCCGGCGGTCGTCGCGCGCCGGATGCGACACATCGACGTCGCGGCGGCTGCCGGGCGCTTTCTCGCCAGCCCATCGGGCGGCGACGGGCGTCTGCGCGAAGGCGCCTCGCGCCTGATCGCCGACATATTGGAGGCGTTGGACCAGGAACGGCTCGGTGGCATGGTCAAGGGCGCGATCGGCCAGCGACTGCGAGCCATCCACATGGGGCCGCTGATCGGGCAGGCGATCGAGGCGGCGATGCGCGACGGCCGCCACGCCCCGGTCATGGACGGCATCGTCCACTGGGCCGACCGCACGCTGGAAGCCAACGAGCATCTGATCCGCCAGATGGTGCATGAACGCGCAGGCAAAGTGCTGCGCTGGACGGGCCTCGACGAAAATCTCGCCGACGCGATCCTGTCGGGCCTGCGCAAGCTGCTGTCCGACATGGCGGAAGACCCCGGCCATCCGCTAAGGCTGAAGGCGGAAGAAGGCATGGCCAAGCTGGCCTTCGACCTGCAATTCGACCTCGAGATGCAAGCAAAGGTGGCCAAGGTGCGCGACGAGATCGTCGACAATCCGGCGATGCAGCGCTGGATCGACGGGCTGTGGGAACAGGCGCGCGCCGGCCTGCTGCGCGCGGTACGCGATCCGGGCAAGGCGATGGCCGGACGGCTGGGCGAAGCGCTGCGCACGCTGGGCGGCACATTGCAGCAGGAAGCGGGCCTGCGGCTCGTCATCAACCGCTTCGTGCGCCGGGCGGCCGTCGGCGCGACCGCCGGCTATGGCGATGCGATCGTCCGGCTGGTCAGCGACACGGTGCGCGGCTGGGACGCGGGCACCGTCACCCAGCGGCTGGAACATGCGGTCGGGCGCGACCTGCAATATATCCGGGTCAACGGCACGCTGGTGGGCGGCCTCGTGGGCCTTGCCATCCACGCGGTCGACACGTTGTTCTAGCCGTGAAGGCCGGGGCGCGCCGGGCCAAACGGCGCGCCCCGGCGGAACCGGCCACGCAGAGGAGAAAGGCGGCCGGTCCCTGGACGAACGGGCTTATTCGCCGGGCGGCGGTCCCTCCCCGGCCGGCGGCGGCGGGGGCAGCTCCTCGGCGGTCAGCAGCCCATCGCCATTGCGGTCCTGGTCAGCGAACATGGCGAGCGCGGGCGCAAGAAATTCGGCGCGGTCGATCTGGCCATCGTCATTGCCGTCTTCGGGCCAGGGCATGGCTCGGCCAGGCGGGGACGGCGGCGGGCCACCGGCTTCGGCGCGTTCGCGAGGCGGACGGCCACCGGGCGGCGGACCACCGGCGCCGCCCCGGCCACCTGCTCCACCAGGACCACCTGCACCACCCGGGCCGCCACGCTCCCGGCCTTCCGGCGTCTCGCCCGCGGCGACGGGCCGTTCGCGCTCATGGCCCATCATCCGTTGCATCGCCTGCACCGGCACCTGTCCGTCGCCGTCCTGATCCATCAATCCGAAGCGACGCTCCATATAGGCGGTCATTTCGTCGCGGCTGATCTGTCCGTTCTGGTCGGCGTCAGCGGCCCAGGGACCGCCTTGCCCACCCTGCGGCTGGGCGGCAAGCGGCGCCGCGGCGGCGACCGAAAGGGTCAGAAGAAGGGAACGCAATCGCATGGAGGCTCCTGAAGACATGATCCTGTTTCACCCGTCGTCGCACTCCCGCTTTGCCCCCATATGTCGCGATGCAGCCCGAATGTTGCGCAAGAATTTTATGTTGCAACATATCATTATTTGATGTTGTATCATTTCATCTCGCCCGAGAATCCGGCAGGACCGGCGGTCGCGGGAGAGGATGCACAGGCAGAGGAGCCGAACGATGCGACTCATGGCGTTGGGAACGGGACAAGGGCAGGCGGGTCAGCAGGATATGGGCGCGCGCTACGGCGCCGCGCGAAAGTCGCCGCTGGGACTGGGCGGAACGGTGGCGGTCCATGCGCTGGTAATCGGCGCCTTCCTGCTGATCCCCAGAGAGGTGATCGAAACCGCTTTCACGCCGCCGCCGCTGACGACGACCCATATCCCGCTTTCCCCACCGCCCGAGCCGATCGTGGAGCCGCAGGCCGATCCGAAGATCCAGGCCCGCCCCCGTCAGCAGCAGCCCACCGTCGCCGACCCGGTGGTGGTCCTGCCCAACGGCGATCCGCCCATCACCGTGACACCCGGATCGGGGACCGGGACCGATCCGGGACCGGCCATCATCCTTCCCCCCGTCGAACCGCCGCGCCCGCCAGTACTGACCGAGCCGTCGATCGATCCGCGCGCCATGGCCGCGTTCCAGCCGGACTATCCCGGCGCCATGATTCGCCAGGGACTGGAAGGCGCGGTGACGGTTCGCGTGACGATCAGCCCGGAAGGGCGCGTCACCGATATCGAGAAACTGTCGGCGACCGATGAAAGCTTCTGGCTCGCGACCCAGCGGCACGCACTGCGCAAATGGCGCTTCCGCCCGGCGACTCGCGACGGGGTTGCGATCAGTGCGACCAAATCGCTGACCGTGCGGTTCACGCTGACGGATCGGTAAGGTCCGCGGTCTCCGGCCTTCGGCGTCGCAAATCCTGCACCTCCTGCCCGGGAGGGTTGCAGGAGAATGGAGCAGGCATGGACCATTTTGCATCTGCGCCCGCCCTGTCCTATAAGGGCGGCATGGCGATCTTTCCCCGTCCCGTTTCCCCCAAGAGCGCGCTTGGCGACTTCTGGGGCTATTTCCGTCAGCAGCGCCAGCATAAATGGCCGCTGCTGGGCCTGTCCGTCGCGCTCACCTGGGTGATCGTGTGGACCTTCGTCATCGACGCGAACACCAATACGATGCCGACGCGCAACAAGATCATCTATGTCGAAAGCTGGGACGCGAACCGATCCGACGCGGCGATCATCCTCCAGCAAAAGATCGACTTCGCCAAGCGTGAGGCGGCGCTGCTCAAGCAGCAGAAGAAGATGCAGGGCTATGCCGACGCCTTCGGCATCGAATGGCGCGCGGAAGAGGCCCGCAATACCGCAAGGCGCAAGGAAGCGGTCAAGGCGATCGACGCACTGCTCGACGAGCGGCTGGCCAAGGCGGAAAAGGCCGCGCCGAAAGCGGGCGCCGCCCAGCCCTGACCGGCATGACTTCGCCCCGAGACGACACGCGCCTGATGGCCGCGGCCATCGCCCTGTCGCGGCGCGGGCGCGGCCTTTCCACGCCCAATCCCAATGTCGGTTGCCTTGTCGTCCGCGACGGCCAGGTCGTCGGACGCGGCTGGACCCAGAAGGGCGGCCGCCCCCATGCCGAGGCGCAGGCGCTGGAGCAGGCGATGGACCGGGCGCGCGGGGCTTGCTGCTATGTGACGCTGGAACCCTGTTTCCACCTGTCCCCACGCGGCCCGCGCTGCGCCGATCTGATGGCGCGCGCCGGGGTTTCCCGCGTGGTGATCGCGCTGCGCGATCCCGATCCACGCACCGATGGACAGGGCGCCGCCTGGCTACGCGATCGGGGCATTGCCGTCGAAATGGGGCTGATGGCGGACGAGGCGGCCGCCGCGATGGCGGGGTTCGTGTTACGCCAGACGCTGGGCCGACCGCATGTGACGCTCAAGCTGGGCCTCTCGCTCGACGGCCGGATCGCGCTCAGGGACGGGGCGAGTCGCTGGATCACCGGGCCGGACGCGCGCGCCCACGCCCACATGGAGCGGGCGCGGCATGACGCCATCCTGGTGGGTGGGGGCACGTTGCGCGCCGATGCGCCCCGCCTCGACGTGCGCCTGCGCGGGCTGGAGGATCGCTCGCCCCGCCGGCTGCTGCTGACCCGGAAGGATGCGCCCAGGGGCTGGACGCGGATCGGCGCGCCCGAAGAAATCGCCGCGCTCGACCGGGTGGACCATCTGCTGGTCGAGGGCGGCGCGGAAACCGCAGCGGCCTTTCTGCGCGCGGACCTGGTGGACCGGCTGCTCCTCTATCGCGCGCCGATCGTCATCGGCGCCGGGCTGGCGGGGATCGGCGACATCGGCCTTGCCGACCTGGCCCACGCTCATGACCGCTGGCGCATCGCCGAAACGCGTGCGCTGGGCGTCGACCGGCTGGAGGTTTACGAGCGGGTGCGGAGCGCCTAGATCAGCGCGCGACGCATCCCGTTCTGAAGGAACGGACGGAATTCAGGAACTGTCGCTTTATGTTCACCGGCATCATCACCGACATCGGCATCATCCGCAGCCATGAGCAGCGCGGCGACCTGCGGCTCGTCATCGGCTGCGCCTATGCCATGGACGGCGTCGCGATCGGCGCGTCGATCGCCTGTTCGGGCGCCTGCCTGACGGTGGTGGAAAAGGGCGAGGACTGGTTCGCGGTCGACCTGTCGGCCGAAACGGTGGCGCGCACCGCACCGCGCCTGTGGGAACAGGGCGGCCGCCTGAACCTCGAGCGCGCGCTCAAGGTCGGCGACGAACTGGGTGGCCATATCGTCACCGGCCATGTCGATGGCATCGGCTATCTGGTGTCGGCCGTCCATGAAGGCGATTCGACCCGGCTCGTCATCCGCGCACCGGCCGAACTGGCGCCGGCCCTCGCCACCAAGGGCTCGATCACCCTCGACGGCATCTCGCTGACGGTGAACAGCGTCGAGGACCAGGCCGATGGCAGCGTGCATTTCGGCCTCAACATCATTCCCCACACCGCCGCCGCGACGACGCTGAACGCGCTGCCCGAAAGCCGCGCGTTCAACCTGGAGATCGACGTGCTGGCACGCTATCTCGACCGGATGCAGAGCCTTCGCAACCGCACAATGTGATTGCGCCTTGCAATAATCACATTGCGGTGTGATATACGCCCCCTATCCCATCCGGGGAAGGAGTCGTTTCATGTCGTCTGCACTTCTCGATACCGTCCGCACCCTCGTCACCGACGGCGGCATGTCCCGTTCCGGCCTGGCCCGGGCCGCTGGCCTGCACGCCAATTCGCTGCGCAAGCTGGGCGAGGCGGACTGGAATCCGACCGCCGAGACGCTGGGCAAGCTGGAAGCCTATCTGCTGAAGCGCGAGGGCGGCACCGCGCTCGCCAGCCCCGAAGAGATCATCAACGAGGCCCGCAACGGCCGCATGTTCATCCTGGTCGATGACGAGGATCGGGAAAATGAGGGCGACCTCGTCATCCCCGCACAGATGGCGACCCCCGATGCGATCAACTTCATGGCGACCCATGGCCGCGGTCTCATCTGCCTGGCGCTGACCAAGGACCGGGTCGAGCATCTGGGCCTGGACCTGATGAGCCGCAACAACGGCACCCGGCACGAAACCGCCTTCACCGTGTCGATCGAAGCGCGCGAGGGCGTCACCACCGGCATCAGCGCCGCCGACCGCGCCCGCACCATTTCCGTCGCGATCGACGGGTCGAAGGGCAAGGCCGACATCGTGACGCCGGGCCATGTCTTCCCGCTGGTGGCCCGCGACGGCGGCGTGCTGGTACGCACCGGCCACACCGAGGCGGCGGTCGACGTGGCGCGGCTCGCGGGCCTGAACCCCTCGGGCGTTATCTGCGAGGTGATGAAGGATGACGGCACCATGGCGCGCCTCGACGACCTCATCCCCTTCGCCCAGAAGCACAAGATGAAGATCGGCACGATCCGTGACCTCATCGCCTATCGCCGCCGCCACGACCATATGGTCGAACGCCGCGCGGAAGCGAACTTCCAGAGCCAATGGGGCGGCGAATGGAAGGCGATCACCTTCTATAACAAGGCGACCCATACCGAGCAGATGGTGTTGCAGAAGGGGCATGTCGTGCCCGACCAGCCGACTCTGGTGCGGATGCATCAATTGTCGCTGCTGGACGATGTCTATGGAGCCAACGGCAAGCGCGCGGGCCTGCTCGCCCGGTCGATGGAAATCGTGGCGGAGGAAGGCGCCGGCCTCATCGTGATGCTGACCGGCAGCCAGCGCGACGATTTCCTGACCCAGAGCATCCGGTCCCATGCCGGCCAGAAGGTCGCCGGCATGGACGAACTGCGCGACTATGGCGTGGGCGCACAGATACTGGCGGAGCTGGGCGTGCATGACATGGTCCTGCTCAGCAACAGCCACCACAGCCTGATCGCGCTTGACGGCTATGACCTGTCCGTGGTTGGGCAGCGGCCGATCGAACTGTAAGAGGATATCAGCATGGCCAAGTTCCTGATCGTCGAAGCGCGCTTCTACGACCATCTCAACGACCTGCTGATCGAAGGCGCGAAGGCCGCGCTGGACGATGCCGGCCACAAATATGAGGTGGTGACGGTGCCGGGCGCGCTGGAGATTCCCGGCGCGGTGGCGATGGCGGCGGAAACCGGCCGCTATGACGGCTTCGTCGCGATCGGCGTCGTGATCCGCGGCGAAACCTATCATTTCGAAGTGGTGTCGAACGAAAGCGCGCGCGGCCTGATGGCGCTCAGCATGGACGGCATCGCCATCGGCAACGGCATCCTGACCGTGGAAAATGAGGAGCAGGCGCTGGTGCGCGCCCGTCCCGACCAGAAGGACAAGGGCGGCGAAGCGGCCAAGGCGGCGATCGCCATGCTGGCGCTGCGCGAAAAATTCGGCGCCTGATCCGGCCCCGAAGACTGGCAGGAAAAAGCCGGGCCGGACCCGATGTCCGGCCGGGCTTCTGATTCAGGCCGCCGCCTTTTCCTGCTCCAGCGTCGGATAGTCGGTATAGCCCTCGGCCGTTGGACCATACCAGGTCGTCATCTCCCGGGGCGGATTGAGCGGCGCGTCGGTCCGAAGGCGCTCGACCAGATCGGGATTGGCCATCAGCGGGCGGCCGAAGCTGATCGCGTCTGCCAGCCCGCTGGCCAGGTCCGCCTGCGCCCGCTCCGCGTCATAATCGCTGTTGAGCACCAGCGGCCCCTTGAAATGCTGGCGGATCAGCGGGGACTGGCGCGGGACGTCGGTGGCGCCGAAGGTGCCGTCCGGTCCGGGTTCGCGCAATTCCAGGAAGGCAATGCCGATCGCGTCGAGTACATCGGCGGCATGGGCAAAGAGGCTGGCCGGATCGCTGTCGTTCACCCCCTGCGAATCGCCGTTGGGCGACAGGCGCACCGACACGCGGTCAGCGCCGATCGCATCCACCACCGCCTGCGTCACCTCGCCCAGCAGGCGCACGCGATTTTCGACGCTGCCGCCATAGGCATCGTCGCGGAAATTGCTGTTGTCGCGAAGGAATTCGTCGATCAGATAGCCGTTCGCGGCATGGATCTGCACCCCGTCGAAGCCGGCGGCGATCGCATTGTGCGCAGCGCGGACATAGCTGTCGATCAGCCCCGGAATTTCCTCCAGCGCCAGCGGCCGCGCGGTCTCGTAGGGCTTCTTGCCCTCATAGGTATGCGCGTCGCCGGGCGCCGCGGTAGCGCTGGCAGACACCGGCTGCTCGCCGGTCACGCTGCTGTGGACGGCGCGGCCCATATGCCAGAGCTGGACGATGATCCGGCCGCCCTTGTCATGCACGGCCTGCGTCACCGGCTTCCAGGCGGCGACCTGCTCGTCGGACCAGATGCCCGGCGCATAGGGCCAGCCCAGCGCTTGGCGCGAAATGCCGGTCGCCTCGCTGATGATCAGGCCGGCCGAGGCGCGCTGTGCATAATAATCGGCCATGATCGGGGTGGGTACATGGTCGCGGGTGGCGCGACCGCGGGTCAGCGGGGCCATCAGCACGCGGTTGGGCGCGCTGACCGCGCCGAGTTGGACGGGATCGAACAGGGTCGTCACGAAATTCTCCCTCATCATGGTTGCAAAATGCAACGGGACTTGATGCGCAAAGCCAGCTAGGGAGCCGCCATGCCGACTTCAACCCCTGCCGCGACAATCATCATGCCGCGCGCCGCCTTTCCCGCCCTGATCCTGGCGAACCTGATCCTGCCGCTGGGGCCGGTGCTGGTGCGGCTCTCGGACGTCGGCCCGGTCGCTGCGGCCTTCTGGCGCCTCAGCCTCGCCTTGCCCTTCCTCGTTCTGCTGGCGCTGCCGGGACTGAAGCGCACGCCGCCCATGCGGCGTGAATGGATCGCCCTCGCCCTGTCCGGATTGGTGTTCGCGCTGGACCTCGCTGCCTGGCATATCGGCATTCTCTACACCAAAGTCGCCAATGCCACGATTTTCGGAAATCTGAGCGGCCTGTTCCTGCCCGCCTGGGCGCTGCTGGTGCTGCGCCAGCGCCCGACAGCGATCCAGGCCGCCGCGCTGGCGCTGGCCGGCACGGGCGCGCTGATGATGATGGGCGGCAGCTATGAACTGTCCATCGGCAATTTCCATGGCGACCTGCTCTGCCTGCTCGCGGGGATATTCTACACCGCCTATCTGCTGATCGTGCAGGGCGCGCGCGAACGGCTCGACGCCTGGTCGGTGCTGGCGGCGTCGAGCGCGGCAAGCACCCCGGTGCTGCTGCTCTGCGCGCTGGCGCTGGGCGAAACCATCATGCCGCACGACTGGACGCCGCTCATCCTGCTCGCCCTGTCCAGCCAGCTGGTCGGCCAGGGGCTGCTCACCT
This window encodes:
- a CDS encoding DMT family transporter — protein: MPTSTPAATIIMPRAAFPALILANLILPLGPVLVRLSDVGPVAAAFWRLSLALPFLVLLALPGLKRTPPMRREWIALALSGLVFALDLAAWHIGILYTKVANATIFGNLSGLFLPAWALLVLRQRPTAIQAAALALAGTGALMMMGGSYELSIGNFHGDLLCLLAGIFYTAYLLIVQGARERLDAWSVLAASSAASTPVLLLCALALGETIMPHDWTPLILLALSSQLVGQGLLTYAIGWFSPLVLGLSLLLQPAVSALLGWLLFDEWLGPIDMLGTAAVAAALVLVRLPGRA
- the ribB gene encoding 3,4-dihydroxy-2-butanone-4-phosphate synthase; this translates as MSSALLDTVRTLVTDGGMSRSGLARAAGLHANSLRKLGEADWNPTAETLGKLEAYLLKREGGTALASPEEIINEARNGRMFILVDDEDRENEGDLVIPAQMATPDAINFMATHGRGLICLALTKDRVEHLGLDLMSRNNGTRHETAFTVSIEAREGVTTGISAADRARTISVAIDGSKGKADIVTPGHVFPLVARDGGVLVRTGHTEAAVDVARLAGLNPSGVICEVMKDDGTMARLDDLIPFAQKHKMKIGTIRDLIAYRRRHDHMVERRAEANFQSQWGGEWKAITFYNKATHTEQMVLQKGHVVPDQPTLVRMHQLSLLDDVYGANGKRAGLLARSMEIVAEEGAGLIVMLTGSQRDDFLTQSIRSHAGQKVAGMDELRDYGVGAQILAELGVHDMVLLSNSHHSLIALDGYDLSVVGQRPIEL
- a CDS encoding DUF445 domain-containing protein, giving the protein MTLLRLSRPKDVADPHPARRMRLVATGMLVAMAALFIVARATAHLHPAIGFVQAFAEAAMVGGLADWFAVTALFRHPLGLPIPHTAIIPRNKDRIGDTLAAFLRDNFLTPAVVARRMRHIDVAAAAGRFLASPSGGDGRLREGASRLIADILEALDQERLGGMVKGAIGQRLRAIHMGPLIGQAIEAAMRDGRHAPVMDGIVHWADRTLEANEHLIRQMVHERAGKVLRWTGLDENLADAILSGLRKLLSDMAEDPGHPLRLKAEEGMAKLAFDLQFDLEMQAKVAKVRDEIVDNPAMQRWIDGLWEQARAGLLRAVRDPGKAMAGRLGEALRTLGGTLQQEAGLRLVINRFVRRAAVGATAGYGDAIVRLVSDTVRGWDAGTVTQRLEHAVGRDLQYIRVNGTLVGGLVGLAIHAVDTLF
- a CDS encoding alkene reductase, encoding MTTLFDPVQLGAVSAPNRVLMAPLTRGRATRDHVPTPIMADYYAQRASAGLIISEATGISRQALGWPYAPGIWSDEQVAAWKPVTQAVHDKGGRIIVQLWHMGRAVHSSVTGEQPVSASATAAPGDAHTYEGKKPYETARPLALEEIPGLIDSYVRAAHNAIAAGFDGVQIHAANGYLIDEFLRDNSNFRDDAYGGSVENRVRLLGEVTQAVVDAIGADRVSVRLSPNGDSQGVNDSDPASLFAHAADVLDAIGIAFLELREPGPDGTFGATDVPRQSPLIRQHFKGPLVLNSDYDAERAQADLASGLADAISFGRPLMANPDLVERLRTDAPLNPPREMTTWYGPTAEGYTDYPTLEQEKAAA
- the ribH gene encoding 6,7-dimethyl-8-ribityllumazine synthase — its product is MAKFLIVEARFYDHLNDLLIEGAKAALDDAGHKYEVVTVPGALEIPGAVAMAAETGRYDGFVAIGVVIRGETYHFEVVSNESARGLMALSMDGIAIGNGILTVENEEQALVRARPDQKDKGGEAAKAAIAMLALREKFGA
- a CDS encoding riboflavin synthase, coding for MFTGIITDIGIIRSHEQRGDLRLVIGCAYAMDGVAIGASIACSGACLTVVEKGEDWFAVDLSAETVARTAPRLWEQGGRLNLERALKVGDELGGHIVTGHVDGIGYLVSAVHEGDSTRLVIRAPAELAPALATKGSITLDGISLTVNSVEDQADGSVHFGLNIIPHTAAATTLNALPESRAFNLEIDVLARYLDRMQSLRNRTM
- a CDS encoding energy transducer TonB, whose product is MGARYGAARKSPLGLGGTVAVHALVIGAFLLIPREVIETAFTPPPLTTTHIPLSPPPEPIVEPQADPKIQARPRQQQPTVADPVVVLPNGDPPITVTPGSGTGTDPGPAIILPPVEPPRPPVLTEPSIDPRAMAAFQPDYPGAMIRQGLEGAVTVRVTISPEGRVTDIEKLSATDESFWLATQRHALRKWRFRPATRDGVAISATKSLTVRFTLTDR
- the ribD gene encoding bifunctional diaminohydroxyphosphoribosylaminopyrimidine deaminase/5-amino-6-(5-phosphoribosylamino)uracil reductase RibD yields the protein MTSPRDDTRLMAAAIALSRRGRGLSTPNPNVGCLVVRDGQVVGRGWTQKGGRPHAEAQALEQAMDRARGACCYVTLEPCFHLSPRGPRCADLMARAGVSRVVIALRDPDPRTDGQGAAWLRDRGIAVEMGLMADEAAAAMAGFVLRQTLGRPHVTLKLGLSLDGRIALRDGASRWITGPDARAHAHMERARHDAILVGGGTLRADAPRLDVRLRGLEDRSPRRLLLTRKDAPRGWTRIGAPEEIAALDRVDHLLVEGGAETAAAFLRADLVDRLLLYRAPIVIGAGLAGIGDIGLADLAHAHDRWRIAETRALGVDRLEVYERVRSA
- a CDS encoding efflux RND transporter permease subunit → MNFRNISAWAIRNPVTPLVLFAALVLAGIVSFMRMDVNNNPDISFPAVSVIVSQPGAAPTELETQVTQRIEAAVRGISGVDEITSFASEGRSLTNVQFQIGTPVDRAVNDVKNAVDQIRSDLPEGILEPQVQRIDVDGGPIAYFSAEATDMTLEELSWYVDNTVAKRLLSVSGMAAVNRGGGVSREIRVILDPAKLQAFGITAAQVNQQLNQVNLNAAGGRTEIAGAEQSIRVLGNARDARGLGATQIAISGGRTVKLADIADVRDMYAEQRSKALMNGRQVTSFSMEKAKGASDVTVYDDAMKVLDKLKKENPKVQFKQLYTSVDYTKEQYHSAMAAMIEGAVLAVVIVFLFLRDWRATMISALAIPLSAIPTFWFMDMMGFTLNGISLLALSLVAGVLVDDAIVEIENIVRHMRMGKSAYQASIDAADEIGLAVLATTMAIVAVFLPVALMPGISGQFFIQFGMTVVVSVLMSLAVARLITPMIAAYFLKAHGEESHGEGWMMDRYMDVLRWSLNDRKAKARRARGGIGNRTVAFLIDHRVWTMGFGLLAFLATILAFSTLPMTFQPTINTDFSQVKIETVPGSTLEQTTAITRKVADMLAADTEVVDAAFADIEPTTADIFLTLKKDRPISSVDWERKIAPKFQTIADARVNFQSQSGGGFGRDIIMMFGSDDPEKLDQTANRLVAEMARIPELRAPRVQGDMQRPEIIIKPRLDLAASLGVTTAALSQSIRIATIGDIDQNSAKFSLSDRQIPIRVSIAEDSRKDIATIENMPVPTVSGGSVPLKVVADISFGAGPTQIRRYNQIRRIVVGADLAPGIVTSQATAKINALPLMKDIVEGRIQGVQKIDAGDAKWQAEMLTNFVIAVISGIMLVLAVLVLLYKRVMPPFVNLGSLLLAPLGGAVALHLTGNPISMPVLIGLLMLLGIVAKNSILVIDFALEEMEKGVPKYEAIVDAGHKRAQPIVMTTVAMVAGMVPTALALSGDGAWRAPMGITVIGGLILSTVLTLVIVPASFSLAIGLESWIGPRLGRGLLTYKPGDDKDGGGQVQPAE